The Vitis riparia cultivar Riparia Gloire de Montpellier isolate 1030 chromosome 10, EGFV_Vit.rip_1.0, whole genome shotgun sequence genome includes a region encoding these proteins:
- the LOC117924118 gene encoding uncharacterized protein LOC117924118 encodes MGNCFRRDSSMVWAGDDLGPMELANQDDDKEVFGGGGAGSDMEEKRRLLAEMGGSLPRSPSGREVKIKITKKELEELLARVDMQGVTLEHVLAQLMINGTDNDRSADMQRQRSWRPALQSIPEVN; translated from the coding sequence atggGTAACTGTTTTAGGCGAGATTCGTCCATGGTGTGGGCCGGTGATGACTTGGGGCCAATGGAGCTGGCCAACCAGGATGATGATAAGGAAGTGTTTGGTGGAGGTGGGGCTGGTTCAGACATGGAGGAGAAGAGGAGGCTGCTAGCGGAGATGGGAGGCTCTTTGCCAAGGTCTCCGTCTGGTAGAGAGGTGAAGATCAAGATCACAAAGAAGGAGCTTGAGGAGTTGCTGGCCAGAGTGGACATGCAGGGGGTGACCTTGGAACATGTACTGGCTCAGCTGATGATCAACGGTACTGACAATGACCGGTCGGCCGATATGCAGCGGCAGAGATCTTGGAGGCCGGCACTGCAGAGTATCCCGGAGGTGAACTGA
- the LOC117923580 gene encoding protein DETOXIFICATION 40-like isoform X1: MESTQDELAQPILLPKQYSSSPEPVSSELEEVLSNTDLSYSRRIGSATLIELNILFRLAGPAVVVYLLNNVTSMSTQIFCGHLGNLELAAAALGNNGIQVFSYGLMLGMGSAVETLCGQAYGAHKFDMLGVYLQRSTILLTATGIPLTIIYIFSKDLLLLLGESTEIASAAAIFVYGLIPQIFAYATNFPIQKFLQAQSIVFPSAYISAATLCVHLLLSWLAIYKLGLGLLGASLVLSLSWWIIVVAQFVYILVSDRCKYTWTGFSLQAFSGLWEFLKLSTASAVMLCLETWYYQILVLIAGLLENAEIALDSLSICMTISGWVFMIAVGFNAAASVRVSNEIGAGHPKSASFAVFVVTSTSFIIAVFLAILVMLLRHVVSYVFTSGTTVADAVSDLAPFLAVSIVLNGIQPVLSGVAVGCGWQAFVAYVNVGCYYVVGIPLGALLGFKFDLGVKGIWSGMIGGTVMQTLILLWVTYRTDWNKEVEKAKSRLETWDTNNSASLD, encoded by the exons ATGGAGTCAACACAAGATGAGCTCGCTCAGCCAATCCTACTCCCCAAACAATACTCATCCTCGCCGGAGCCGGTGAGTTCAGAGCTTGAAGAAGTACTATCCAACACCGACTTGTCGTATTCCCGGCGTATTGGATCAGCTACTTTGATTGAACTAAACATCCTCTTCAGGCTTGCAGGCCCGGCAGTTGTTGTCTACTTGCTCAACAACGTTACATCCATGTCCACCCAAATCTTCTGTGGCCATCTGGGCAATCTTGAGCTTGCAGCCGCGGCCCTTGGCAACAATGGAATCCAAGTTTTTTCCTATGGACTAATG CTTGGGATGGGAAGTGCAGTGGAGACACTGTGTGGACAAGCCTATGGTGCCCACAAGTTTGACATGCTAGGAGTATATCTACAAAGATCGACCATCCTCCTCACCGCAACCGGTATCCCACTTACAATAATCTACATATTCTCTAAGGATCTACTCCTCTTACTGGGTGAATCAACAGAGATAGCCTCAGCAGCTGCAATTTTCGTGTATGGTCTAATCCCACAAATATTCGCGTATGCTACCAATTTTCCAATACAAAAGTTCTTGCAAGCACAAAGCATTGTGTTCCCAAGTGCCTACATCTCAGCAGCTACCCTCTGTGTCCACCTCTTACTGAGCTGGCTGGCCATATACAAGTTGGGTCTGGGGCTGTTAGGGGCATCACTGGTATTGAGTTTGTCTTGGTGGATCATAGTGGTGGCTCAGTTTGTATACATATTGGTGAGTGATAGGTGTAAGTATACTTGGACTGGGTTTAGTCTCCAAGCCTTCTCAGGGCTATGGGAGTTTTTGAAATTATCCACTGCATCTGCAGTGATGCTTTGCCTTGAGACTTGGTACTATCAGATACTGGTCCTGATTGCTGGGTTGCTGGAGAATGCTGAGATTGCTCTGGATTCTCTTTCCATCTG TATGACGATCTCTGGATGGGTGTTCATGATTGCAGTGGGTTTCAATGCAGCAGCAAG TGTAAGGGTCAGCAATGAGATTGGGGCTGGACATCCCAAATCGGCTTCATTTGCTGTTTTCGTAGTGACTTCAACCTCCTTTATCATAGCCGTGTTTTTGGCCATCCTTGTGATGCTGCTGCGGCATGTTGTGAGCTATGTGTTCACTAGTGGCACAACCGTTGCGGATGCAGTTTCAGACCTCGCTCCCTTCCTCGCCGTCTCCATCGTTCTCAATGGCATTCAGCCCGTCTTATCTG GAGTTGCTGTGGGGTGCGGGTGGCAAGCATTTGTCGCGTATGTAAACGTGGGCTGCTACTACGTGGTTGGTATCCCATTGGGTGCACTTCTAGGGTTTAAGTTTGATCTCGGCGTAaag GGAATATGGAGTGGAATGATAGGGGGCACAGTCATGCAGACCCTAATCCTTTTGTGGGTGACTTATAGAACAGACTGGAACAAAGAG gtgGAGAAAGCGAAGAGCCGTTTGGAGACGTGGGACACCAACAACTCGGCATCCTTGGACTGA
- the LOC117923581 gene encoding uncharacterized GPI-anchored protein At1g61900 gives MRDGVCSNFSVLSVFLLVLFLCLHESHCSLPSYMKGSVLMEKSSDAFLPEISPSGSPQPFLPLLAPSPLTPFTTNSTIPKLSGLCSLNFSAGESMISMTSIDCWAVFASVLANVICCPQLKATLHILIGQSSKDTNLLALNGTLAKHCLSDVEQILVSQGASDKLHQICSIHPSSLTEGSCPVKDVNEFESIVDSTKLLSACEQIDLVKECCNQICQNAILEAARKIALKAYELLSVDPPHALPEHSTRVDDCKNIVLRWLASKLSPGRAKGVLRGLSNCNVNKVCPLVFPDTRHVAKGCGNGTSNQTACCSSMERYVSHLQKQSLITNLQALDCAASLGMKLQKANITRNIYNLCRITLKDFSLQAVGQESGCLLPSLPSDATLDKSSGISFICDLNDNIPAPWPSSSQLPASSCNKTVKIPALPAVASAQSGLYSEDTMPRLLFTSSMVLMMLL, from the exons ATGAGAGACGGGGTGTGTAGCAATTTCAGTGTGCTCAGTGTGTTTCTGTTGGTTCTGTTTCTCT GTCTTCATGAATCCCATTGCAGCCTGCCAAGTTATATGAAAGGTTCTGTACTAATGGAAAAAAGCTCAGATGCCTTTTTACCTGAGATCTCCCCAAGTGGTTCTCCACAgccatttcttcctcttcttgctCCTTCACCGCTGACACCATTCACAACAAATAGCACTATCCCAAAATTATCAG GACTTTGTAGTTTAAACTTCTCTGCTGGTGAAAGTATGATCAGCATGACATCAATTGATTGCTGGGCTGTATTTGCTTCAGTTCTGGCTAATGTAATATGCTGTCCGCAGTTGAAAGCTACACTACACATTCTCATTGGCCAATCCAGCAAAGACACCAATCTTCTCGCTTTGAATGGGACGCTGGCAAAGCACTGCCTCTCGGATGTTGAGCAAATTCTAGTGAGTCAGGGTGCCAGTGATAAACTTCATCAGATATGCTCAATTCATCCATCAAGCCTCACTGAAGGCTCTTGCCCAGTCAAAGATGTTAATGAGTTCGAGAGCATTGTGGATTCTACTAAGCTGCTTTCTGCATGTGAACAAATTGATCTTGTGAAAGAATGCTGTAATCAAATATGTCAGAATGCCATATTAGAAGCAGCTAGAAAAATCGCACTGAAAGCTTATGAGCTTTTGAGTGTGGATCCACCCCATGCACTGCCTGAACACTCGACTAGAGTTGATGACTGTAAAAATATTGTACTGCGATGGTTGGCAAGTAAACTCAGTCCTGGCCGAGCCAAGGGTGTTCTTAGAGGACTATCTAATTGTAATGTTAATAAAG TTTGTCCTCTGGTTTTTCCTGACACAAGACATGTTGCAAAGGGCTGTGGAAATGGGACAAGCAACCAGACGGCATGCTGTAGTTCTATGGAGAGGTATGTGTCTCATTTGCAAAAGCAGAGTTTGATAACCAACTTGCAAGCTTTGGACTGTGCTGCATCACTTGGAATGAAGTTACAGAAGGCAAATATTACgagaaatatttataacctcTGTCGAATTACCCTCAAGGATTTCTCTCTCCAAG CCGTTGGACAAG aGTCTGGATGCCTTTTGCCAAGCTTGCCTTCAGATGCAACATTGGACAAGTCTTCAGGGATAAGTTTCATTTGTGATCTGAATGACAACATTCCAGCTCCTTGGCCTTCTTCATCTCAATTACCAGCTTCATCATGCAATAAAA CTGTCAAAATTCCTGCACTTCCTGCAGTCGCATCTGCTCAAAGTG GTCTTTACAGTGAAGATACAATGCCACGGCTGCTCTTTACCTCCTCTATGGTTCTCATGATGCTCctgtaa
- the LOC117923580 gene encoding protein DETOXIFICATION 40-like isoform X2: MESTQDELAQPILLPKQYSSSPEPVSSELEEVLSNTDLSYSRRIGSATLIELNILFRLAGPAVVVYLLNNVTSMSTQIFCGHLGNLELAAAALGNNGIQVFSYGLMLGMGSAVETLCGQAYGAHKFDMLGVYLQRSTILLTATGIPLTIIYIFSKDLLLLLGESTEIASAAAIFVYGLIPQIFAYATNFPIQKFLQAQSIVFPSAYISAATLCVHLLLSWLAIYKLGLGLLGASLVLSLSWWIIVVAQFVYILVSDRCKYTWTGFSLQAFSGLWEFLKLSTASAVMLCLETWYYQILVLIAGLLENAEIALDSLSICMTISGWVFMIAVGFNAAASVRVSNEIGAGHPKSASFAVFVVTSTSFIIAVFLAILVMLLRHVVSYVFTSGTTVADAVSDLAPFLAVSIVLNGIQPVLSGNMEWNDRGHSHADPNPFVGDL; this comes from the exons ATGGAGTCAACACAAGATGAGCTCGCTCAGCCAATCCTACTCCCCAAACAATACTCATCCTCGCCGGAGCCGGTGAGTTCAGAGCTTGAAGAAGTACTATCCAACACCGACTTGTCGTATTCCCGGCGTATTGGATCAGCTACTTTGATTGAACTAAACATCCTCTTCAGGCTTGCAGGCCCGGCAGTTGTTGTCTACTTGCTCAACAACGTTACATCCATGTCCACCCAAATCTTCTGTGGCCATCTGGGCAATCTTGAGCTTGCAGCCGCGGCCCTTGGCAACAATGGAATCCAAGTTTTTTCCTATGGACTAATG CTTGGGATGGGAAGTGCAGTGGAGACACTGTGTGGACAAGCCTATGGTGCCCACAAGTTTGACATGCTAGGAGTATATCTACAAAGATCGACCATCCTCCTCACCGCAACCGGTATCCCACTTACAATAATCTACATATTCTCTAAGGATCTACTCCTCTTACTGGGTGAATCAACAGAGATAGCCTCAGCAGCTGCAATTTTCGTGTATGGTCTAATCCCACAAATATTCGCGTATGCTACCAATTTTCCAATACAAAAGTTCTTGCAAGCACAAAGCATTGTGTTCCCAAGTGCCTACATCTCAGCAGCTACCCTCTGTGTCCACCTCTTACTGAGCTGGCTGGCCATATACAAGTTGGGTCTGGGGCTGTTAGGGGCATCACTGGTATTGAGTTTGTCTTGGTGGATCATAGTGGTGGCTCAGTTTGTATACATATTGGTGAGTGATAGGTGTAAGTATACTTGGACTGGGTTTAGTCTCCAAGCCTTCTCAGGGCTATGGGAGTTTTTGAAATTATCCACTGCATCTGCAGTGATGCTTTGCCTTGAGACTTGGTACTATCAGATACTGGTCCTGATTGCTGGGTTGCTGGAGAATGCTGAGATTGCTCTGGATTCTCTTTCCATCTG TATGACGATCTCTGGATGGGTGTTCATGATTGCAGTGGGTTTCAATGCAGCAGCAAG TGTAAGGGTCAGCAATGAGATTGGGGCTGGACATCCCAAATCGGCTTCATTTGCTGTTTTCGTAGTGACTTCAACCTCCTTTATCATAGCCGTGTTTTTGGCCATCCTTGTGATGCTGCTGCGGCATGTTGTGAGCTATGTGTTCACTAGTGGCACAACCGTTGCGGATGCAGTTTCAGACCTCGCTCCCTTCCTCGCCGTCTCCATCGTTCTCAATGGCATTCAGCCCGTCTTATCTG GGAATATGGAGTGGAATGATAGGGGGCACAGTCATGCAGACCCTAATCCTTTTGTGGGTGACTTATAG